In Deinococcus sp. KNUC1210, a single genomic region encodes these proteins:
- a CDS encoding GGDEF domain-containing protein: MAALSGTVWLVTSLVSLFTLGLGWLRPSYPGWRGWAVGHAALVLGLLVGFLRTEQTLLPSVLIGNGLVMTGMALFLSAFERFTGREPSSKVSGIHGLLIVTILLCLAVLTIFPSGTARFLLTSAYLLVMAWKLIRLIMGQFHQQPFLRKAYGLNLAVFGVVHLLTIPRLIMLAVGRHPEMMFGLNLPNILMYAAVLVMSVGGTFAFWILHEDRRRQELHALHNTLELLAYQDPLTQVLNRRGLWQAFEAKAQSKGYRPSVLVLLDINEFKEMNDQQGHAAGDQCLKRLAGVIREIAGPDDLIGRLGGDEFMVLLTGASETVSRQLTLLTDHLKEGGQGRLGFTVSFGHTTVEPWETLDEALHRADTLMYSSKAAHKEVVQARDGAGRGFSNEHSGEDPTPRYRKLIARRALRQES, from the coding sequence ATGGCAGCCCTCTCCGGAACGGTGTGGCTGGTGACATCGCTGGTGTCGCTCTTCACGCTCGGACTCGGCTGGCTGCGCCCCTCCTATCCCGGCTGGCGTGGCTGGGCGGTTGGACACGCGGCGCTCGTGCTGGGTCTGCTGGTCGGCTTTCTGCGCACAGAGCAGACGCTGCTGCCCAGTGTGCTGATTGGCAACGGCCTGGTGATGACCGGCATGGCGCTGTTTTTATCGGCATTTGAGCGCTTTACGGGCAGAGAGCCGTCCAGCAAGGTCTCGGGCATTCACGGCCTGCTGATCGTGACGATCCTGCTGTGTCTCGCCGTTCTGACGATCTTTCCCAGCGGAACGGCGCGGTTCCTGCTGACATCCGCCTACCTGCTGGTGATGGCATGGAAGCTGATCCGGCTCATCATGGGGCAGTTTCACCAGCAGCCGTTTCTGAGAAAGGCGTATGGACTGAATCTGGCGGTCTTCGGCGTGGTGCACCTGCTCACCATCCCCCGGCTGATCATGCTCGCGGTGGGCAGGCATCCCGAGATGATGTTCGGGCTGAATCTGCCGAATATCCTGATGTATGCCGCCGTGCTGGTCATGTCGGTCGGCGGCACCTTCGCCTTCTGGATTCTGCATGAAGACCGGCGTCGACAGGAACTCCACGCCCTTCACAACACGCTGGAACTTCTCGCCTACCAGGACCCGCTGACCCAGGTGCTGAATCGGCGGGGGCTGTGGCAGGCGTTCGAAGCAAAAGCCCAGAGCAAGGGCTATCGCCCCTCGGTCCTGGTCCTGCTCGACATCAACGAGTTCAAGGAAATGAACGATCAGCAGGGGCACGCCGCCGGAGATCAGTGCCTGAAACGCCTGGCCGGAGTGATACGGGAGATCGCTGGCCCGGATGATCTGATCGGTCGGCTGGGCGGCGACGAGTTCATGGTGCTGCTGACGGGTGCTTCCGAGACGGTCAGCAGGCAGCTGACACTGCTGACCGACCACCTGAAAGAAGGGGGGCAGGGTCGGCTGGGCTTCACGGTCAGTTTTGGGCATACCACCGTGGAACCCTGGGAAACGCTCGACGAAGCGCTGCACCGGGCAGACACGCTGATGTACAGCAGCAAGGCCGCCCACAAGGAAGTCGTTCAGGCGCGGGACGGGGCGGGACGCGGTTTCAGCAACGAACACTCCGGCGAAGACCCGACGCCGCGTTACCGCAAGTTGATCGCTCGCCGGGCTCTGAGGCAGGAATCCTGA
- a CDS encoding SGNH/GDSL hydrolase family protein, with protein MALGSSSTAGAGASTLAEGYVAQFTGMLHQLPAYRSAVVWNKGVGGDTLDAELARRAQDVYALNPTVVLLQSGMNDALQHRDVATFKRNLSGFVQELKAHRIQVVLLDSQYVPSLATNSEYHRFLKAVSEVGQEQRVPVLARYKLSVRLMAQANMTPGELVAQDQLHPNDFSHWCMARALADFFKPG; from the coding sequence GTGGCGCTGGGGTCCTCCTCGACGGCGGGTGCCGGAGCGAGCACCCTGGCAGAAGGGTATGTGGCCCAGTTCACGGGCATGCTGCACCAGTTGCCCGCGTACCGCAGCGCCGTGGTCTGGAATAAGGGCGTCGGGGGCGACACGCTGGATGCTGAACTGGCCCGCCGTGCACAGGACGTATACGCGCTCAATCCCACGGTCGTCCTGCTCCAGAGCGGCATGAACGATGCCCTTCAGCACCGGGACGTGGCGACGTTCAAGCGCAATCTTTCAGGCTTCGTTCAGGAGCTGAAGGCCCACCGGATTCAGGTGGTGCTGCTGGACAGTCAGTATGTGCCCTCGCTCGCCACGAATTCCGAGTATCACCGGTTTCTGAAGGCCGTGAGTGAGGTGGGGCAGGAACAGCGGGTGCCCGTTCTGGCACGCTACAAGCTGAGTGTTCGACTGATGGCCCAGGCCAACATGACGCCCGGCGAACTGGTCGCGCAGGATCAGCTTCACCCCAATGATTTTTCGCACTGGTGCATGGCCAGAGCTCTCGCCGACTTCTTCAAGCCCGGTTGA
- a CDS encoding acyltransferase: MTKTQLAGLDLLRFLAAFYIVVFHLGIHFSQAPLTLFFSRGPSATSLFFILSGFLLTTLYGRRPLDYAEQQRFIWRRATRILPPYLIGLGLMLVVQRFMYLPSSDVLMFLTMTQTWFVGSSHLLNVPAWSASCLMFFYLTFPVALKFWQRRSTPMLLGSLAGLWLLGMGMANVLVQHPLTFNADVWALYLHNNPLMRWPEFMLGMVTALLIERRAWTWRPRPALLWAGSGSVFLAMALLPRDTFAADNGIFAPLSLLLLLTALSSGERLSPWLNRIRARQIANSTLVLYMIHQPVQIAFRTLWKEPVLSGWHIAVYLCCVLILSVLIDHSFCRPVTRWLQTLSETNIALPRLPVVFRRRRVVHPLRHRTVQFESADD, from the coding sequence ATGACGAAGACGCAACTGGCTGGGCTGGATCTGCTCCGTTTCCTCGCTGCGTTTTATATCGTGGTCTTTCACCTTGGCATTCACTTTAGCCAGGCACCTCTTACCCTTTTCTTCTCACGGGGTCCGTCGGCGACTTCTTTATTTTTCATTCTCTCCGGGTTCCTGTTGACGACGCTGTATGGGCGACGTCCTCTGGACTACGCGGAGCAGCAGCGCTTTATCTGGCGACGGGCGACGCGCATCCTGCCGCCCTACCTGATTGGCCTGGGACTGATGTTGGTGGTGCAGCGCTTCATGTACCTGCCGTCCTCTGACGTACTGATGTTCCTGACCATGACGCAGACGTGGTTCGTGGGCAGTTCACATCTGCTAAATGTCCCTGCATGGTCTGCCAGCTGTCTGATGTTCTTCTATCTCACGTTTCCGGTGGCTCTGAAGTTCTGGCAGCGCCGCTCCACGCCGATGCTGCTCGGTTCGCTGGCTGGACTCTGGCTGCTGGGAATGGGAATGGCGAATGTGCTCGTTCAGCATCCACTGACCTTCAATGCCGACGTATGGGCTCTGTATCTTCACAACAATCCGCTGATGCGCTGGCCGGAATTTATGTTGGGAATGGTCACTGCCCTCCTGATCGAGCGCCGGGCCTGGACGTGGCGGCCCCGCCCCGCGCTGCTCTGGGCAGGTTCAGGCAGTGTGTTTCTGGCGATGGCACTTCTGCCCCGTGACACGTTTGCTGCCGACAACGGAATATTTGCGCCCCTGTCACTGCTGCTCCTCCTGACAGCTCTGTCCTCGGGCGAGCGGCTCTCACCCTGGCTGAACCGTATCAGGGCGCGGCAGATCGCCAATTCGACGCTGGTGCTCTATATGATTCATCAGCCGGTCCAGATCGCGTTCAGGACACTCTGGAAGGAGCCAGTGCTGTCTGGCTGGCACATTGCGGTGTATCTGTGCTGCGTGTTGATTCTGTCCGTGCTGATCGATCACTCTTTTTGCCGTCCCGTCACACGCTGGTTACAGACGTTGAGCGAGACCAACATCGCTCTTCCCCGGCTGCCGGTGGTCTTTCGACGCCGCCGGGTCGTCCATCCTCTCAGGCACCGGACCGTGCAGTTCGAGAGTGCAGACGACTGA
- a CDS encoding DUF6582 domain-containing protein has protein sequence MSELSQQSREHLSDPSFAYIDSNGERHLPIHDEEHVRNAASRFSQTHFENDDARQSAARHIVAAARKHGVELADDDAVSRAAGSS, from the coding sequence ATGTCAGAACTGTCTCAGCAGAGCCGTGAGCACCTCAGTGACCCGTCGTTCGCCTATATCGACAGCAACGGGGAACGCCATCTCCCCATCCATGACGAAGAACATGTCAGAAATGCCGCCTCTCGCTTTTCACAGACGCACTTCGAGAATGACGACGCCAGACAGAGCGCCGCTCGGCACATCGTGGCGGCTGCCAGAAAGCACGGCGTAGAACTGGCAGACGACGACGCGGTCAGCCGGGCAGCCGGTTCAAGCTGA
- a CDS encoding dienelactone hydrolase family protein, translated as MTLQSTAPDADPGETLSFQTQGRTLEAYVVRPVTQATAPGMLVIHEAFGLTEDIKAVARRFAQAGYLALAVDLFGQQNRAVCMARMMSGMFLNSLEHQGVLDTRAALGMLAALPGVDRTRLGATGFCMGGSLAIALACTDNRVKAVAPYYSFNPRPLEAVRRACPVVGSFPGKDPTTSQGRILDAELSAAGIAHDIKTYPAARHSFATAGRNFDAVASVDAWNRVMAFFDLHILGQPDPVQPGKSLQS; from the coding sequence ATGACGCTGCAGAGCACCGCGCCCGATGCCGACCCCGGAGAAACCCTCTCGTTCCAGACGCAGGGCCGCACGCTGGAAGCCTACGTGGTCCGTCCGGTCACGCAGGCGACCGCGCCAGGCATGCTGGTGATTCACGAGGCGTTCGGCCTCACTGAAGACATCAAAGCGGTCGCGAGGCGGTTTGCACAGGCCGGATACCTGGCGCTGGCGGTCGATCTGTTCGGGCAGCAGAACCGCGCCGTCTGCATGGCCCGCATGATGTCAGGAATGTTTCTGAACAGTCTGGAACATCAGGGCGTCCTCGATACCCGTGCGGCGCTGGGCATGCTGGCGGCCCTGCCCGGCGTGGACCGCACGCGGCTGGGAGCCACCGGCTTCTGTATGGGCGGCAGTCTGGCAATTGCCCTGGCCTGTACCGACAACCGGGTCAAGGCAGTGGCCCCGTATTACAGCTTCAATCCGCGGCCACTCGAAGCCGTCAGGCGTGCGTGCCCGGTGGTCGGCAGCTTTCCCGGGAAGGACCCGACCACCTCACAGGGCCGCATACTCGACGCCGAACTCTCGGCAGCGGGCATCGCCCACGACATCAAAACCTATCCGGCAGCCAGGCATTCGTTTGCGACGGCGGGCCGGAATTTTGATGCGGTGGCGAGCGTAGATGCCTGGAACCGCGTGATGGCCTTTTTCGACCTGCATATCCTGGGTCAGCCAGACCCGGTGCAGCCCGGAAAATCTCTGCAAAGCTAG
- a CDS encoding DUF1003 domain-containing protein: protein MPDAQDDRVTQLIQENTAVNELLRQQAETGLTNLHRPIEQVGILLSRPTFIITSGVLFLLWIFLNLDLKFFSHHPWDEPPFFWLQGLIGALSLLVASTVLVSQARQAQLAEQRAQLQLQFIVLTEQRSAKTIQLLEELRRDLPNVIDRVDADAEVMQQPADPEAILDAMNTLADAGETALPPKDPS, encoded by the coding sequence ATGCCCGACGCACAGGACGACCGCGTGACACAGCTCATCCAGGAAAATACAGCCGTCAACGAGCTGCTCAGGCAGCAGGCCGAGACGGGGCTCACCAACCTGCACCGGCCCATCGAACAGGTCGGTATTCTGCTCAGCCGCCCCACCTTCATCATCACGTCCGGAGTCCTGTTCCTGCTCTGGATCTTTCTGAACCTCGACCTGAAATTCTTCTCCCATCATCCCTGGGACGAGCCGCCGTTCTTCTGGCTTCAGGGACTGATCGGCGCACTCAGCCTGCTGGTCGCCTCCACCGTCCTGGTCTCGCAGGCCCGACAGGCTCAGCTGGCCGAGCAGCGTGCCCAGCTTCAGCTTCAGTTCATCGTGCTGACCGAGCAGCGCAGCGCCAAGACGATTCAGCTCCTCGAAGAGCTGCGGCGCGATCTGCCGAACGTGATCGACCGCGTCGACGCCGACGCCGAGGTGATGCAGCAACCCGCCGATCCGGAAGCGATCCTCGACGCCATGAATACCCTGGCAGATGCCGGAGAGACCGCACTCCCGCCAAAAGACCCGTCATAA
- a CDS encoding alginate O-acetyltransferase AlgF produces MKLSVLKVLLASTFLSTASAQDTLYQAAPPPNASFVRVVNALSGSALKFSLAGSAFEAALASHEVGPYHMVPKGTPVLEVDGLRLQQALHLSAGRFYTVAVTGTRQKPALTVLSEAPNPNVAQVRIGLYNLSTSNVSLLTADGKATLFKNQGPLSVNTLNVNPVNVQLRVDRDSQTLTTLEATKLQVWQAYSVFVFDGSPMTASFVASTTKP; encoded by the coding sequence ATGAAACTATCTGTCCTGAAGGTCCTTCTCGCGTCTACTTTCCTCAGCACGGCCTCTGCCCAGGACACCCTGTATCAGGCAGCTCCGCCCCCGAACGCATCGTTCGTGCGGGTGGTCAATGCCCTGAGCGGCTCGGCACTGAAATTCAGTCTCGCCGGAAGCGCCTTTGAAGCCGCTCTGGCCTCACACGAGGTCGGCCCGTATCACATGGTGCCCAAGGGAACTCCTGTGCTCGAAGTCGATGGGTTGCGGCTTCAGCAAGCCCTTCACCTGTCGGCTGGCCGCTTTTACACCGTCGCCGTGACTGGAACCCGCCAGAAACCGGCCCTCACGGTCCTGAGCGAAGCACCGAACCCGAATGTCGCGCAGGTACGCATCGGCCTGTACAACCTCAGCACCTCGAATGTTTCGCTGCTGACCGCCGACGGCAAGGCGACCCTTTTCAAGAACCAGGGTCCGCTCAGTGTCAACACCCTCAACGTCAATCCCGTCAACGTCCAGCTCAGAGTCGACCGGGACAGCCAGACCCTGACGACCCTGGAAGCGACCAAACTTCAGGTCTGGCAGGCCTACAGCGTGTTTGTCTTCGACGGCTCGCCCATGACGGCCAGCTTCGTCGCCAGCACGACCAAACCCTGA